A single Nomascus leucogenys isolate Asia chromosome 14, Asia_NLE_v1, whole genome shotgun sequence DNA region contains:
- the TMSB10 gene encoding thymosin beta-10, translated as MADKPDMGEIASFDKAKLKKTETQEKNTLPTKETIEQEKRSEIS; from the exons atggcAGACAAACCAGACATGGGGGAAATCGCCAGCTTCGATAAGGCCAAGCTGAAGAAAACGGAGACGCAGGAGAAGAACACCCTGCCGACCAAAGAGA CCATTGAGCAGGAGAAGCGGAGTGAAATTTCCTAA